In Persicimonas caeni, a single window of DNA contains:
- a CDS encoding molybdopterin-dependent oxidoreductase, with amino-acid sequence MLEIEHDDGRMSQYPPADKWDDWVEWDAKAWPKKVARNYTLVPTVCFNCESACGLLAYVDKKTYEIKRFEGNPAHPGSRGRNCAKGPATHNQIYDPERILYPLKRVGERGEGKWKRVSWEEALEDIAQKMRESRKKRRDGITYHVGRPGEDGFANRCVAAWGVDGHNSHTNICSSGARFGYWFWGGFDRPSPDHANARVMLLISSHLETGHYFNPHAQRIMEAKEKGAKIINFDPRLSNTASKSDVWLSTWPGSEPTVLLAIANHLIQNDLYDKEFVRKWVNWREFLAGWTDHIESPKARAVIEKAQAAGEFDEPSFELFDRVLKALYAEFTFERAAKEAQVEVERVRQAAELVADCDGKLATHTWRSASIGNLGGWQVARCLFFLNVLTGSVGTPGGTSFNSWNKFKPKPMSVPDPQPAWDEMQLPDEYPMAFFEMSFLLPHFLNEGRGDIDVYFTRVYNPMWINPDGFVWLDALKDPDKIKLHVALTPTWNETAWFADYVLPMGHSAERHDLMSQETHAGQWIAFRQPVRRVAMERAGKTVDKTWEANPGEVWEESEFWIDLSVRMDPDGELGVRQWFESPYRDGEVVTVDEYFRWIFENSVPGLPEAAAKEGLEPMEYMRKFGAFEVESDYYTPYARRLDAAKAEETDEFGRALDADGNPVGLEIDGELYEGFGTPSRKLEFFSPTIAEWGWPEQQHVIPWTLRSHVHPDEIDIADGEMLLLPNFRLPTLIHTRSANAKWLYEISHKNPIWMNPVDAERLGVETGDLVRATTEIGYMVDRVWVTEGIKPGIIAMSHHLGRWRLEEDLGGNKGTTAVARLEEDGKGEHKLNILHGARAWKSFDPDTSRIWWEDVGVHQNLTHPVHPDPLSGAHCWLQKCWNVKKAEPGDRHGDVWVDTKKSMKVYRDWLAMTRPASEHSPDGTRRPYWLKRPIKPTKEAYKLPDSDQKSSPAKEAPEAPSPVGEGAE; translated from the coding sequence ATGCTCGAGATCGAGCATGACGACGGGCGCATGAGCCAATATCCGCCCGCCGACAAGTGGGACGATTGGGTCGAGTGGGACGCCAAGGCGTGGCCCAAAAAGGTCGCGCGCAACTACACCTTGGTGCCCACGGTCTGCTTCAACTGCGAGAGCGCCTGCGGCCTGTTGGCCTACGTCGACAAGAAGACCTACGAGATCAAGCGCTTCGAGGGGAACCCGGCCCACCCGGGCAGCCGCGGGCGCAACTGCGCCAAGGGCCCAGCCACGCACAACCAGATCTACGACCCCGAGCGTATCCTCTACCCGCTCAAGCGCGTCGGCGAGCGCGGCGAGGGCAAGTGGAAGCGGGTCAGTTGGGAGGAGGCCCTGGAGGATATCGCCCAGAAGATGCGCGAGAGCCGCAAAAAGCGCCGCGACGGCATCACCTACCACGTCGGCCGCCCCGGCGAGGACGGCTTCGCCAACCGCTGCGTGGCCGCCTGGGGTGTCGACGGGCACAACAGCCACACCAACATCTGCTCGTCGGGCGCGCGCTTCGGCTACTGGTTCTGGGGCGGCTTCGACCGGCCGAGCCCCGACCATGCCAACGCGCGGGTCATGTTGCTCATCTCGAGCCACCTCGAGACGGGCCACTACTTCAACCCGCACGCCCAGCGCATCATGGAGGCGAAGGAGAAAGGCGCCAAGATCATCAACTTCGACCCGCGCCTGAGCAACACCGCCTCGAAGAGTGACGTGTGGCTGTCGACCTGGCCCGGCAGCGAGCCCACGGTGCTCCTGGCGATCGCCAACCACCTGATCCAGAACGACCTGTACGACAAGGAGTTCGTGCGCAAGTGGGTCAACTGGAGGGAGTTCTTGGCCGGCTGGACCGACCACATCGAGAGCCCCAAAGCACGCGCGGTCATCGAGAAGGCACAGGCTGCAGGTGAATTCGACGAGCCTTCGTTCGAGCTATTCGACCGCGTCCTCAAGGCGCTGTACGCCGAATTCACCTTCGAGCGCGCCGCCAAAGAGGCCCAGGTCGAGGTCGAACGCGTCCGCCAGGCCGCCGAGCTCGTGGCCGACTGTGACGGCAAGCTCGCCACCCACACCTGGCGTAGCGCCTCCATCGGCAACCTGGGCGGCTGGCAGGTCGCCCGCTGTCTCTTCTTCCTCAACGTGCTCACCGGCAGCGTGGGCACGCCCGGGGGCACCTCGTTCAACAGCTGGAACAAGTTCAAGCCCAAGCCGATGTCGGTGCCCGACCCGCAGCCGGCCTGGGACGAGATGCAGCTGCCGGACGAGTACCCGATGGCCTTCTTCGAGATGAGCTTCTTGCTGCCCCATTTCCTCAACGAAGGTCGCGGCGACATCGACGTCTATTTCACCCGGGTCTACAACCCCATGTGGATCAACCCGGACGGCTTCGTGTGGCTCGACGCGCTCAAAGACCCCGACAAGATCAAGCTGCACGTCGCGCTCACGCCCACCTGGAACGAGACGGCGTGGTTCGCCGATTACGTGCTGCCGATGGGCCACAGCGCCGAGCGCCACGACCTGATGAGCCAGGAGACCCACGCCGGCCAGTGGATCGCGTTTCGCCAGCCGGTGCGCCGCGTGGCCATGGAGCGCGCGGGCAAGACGGTCGACAAGACCTGGGAGGCCAACCCGGGCGAGGTCTGGGAGGAGAGCGAGTTCTGGATCGACCTGTCGGTGCGCATGGATCCCGACGGCGAGCTTGGCGTGCGCCAGTGGTTCGAGAGCCCGTATCGCGACGGCGAAGTCGTCACCGTCGACGAATACTTCCGCTGGATCTTCGAGAACAGCGTGCCCGGGCTGCCCGAAGCAGCCGCCAAAGAGGGCCTCGAGCCGATGGAGTACATGCGTAAATTCGGCGCCTTCGAGGTCGAGAGCGACTACTACACGCCGTATGCCCGCCGACTCGACGCCGCCAAGGCCGAGGAGACCGACGAATTCGGCCGCGCGCTCGACGCCGACGGCAACCCCGTCGGCCTCGAGATCGACGGCGAGCTCTACGAGGGCTTTGGCACGCCCAGCCGCAAGCTCGAGTTCTTCTCGCCCACGATCGCCGAATGGGGCTGGCCGGAGCAGCAACACGTGATCCCGTGGACCCTTCGAAGCCACGTGCATCCCGACGAGATCGACATCGCCGACGGGGAGATGCTCCTGCTTCCGAACTTCCGACTCCCCACGCTCATCCACACCCGCAGCGCCAACGCCAAGTGGCTCTACGAGATCAGCCACAAAAACCCGATCTGGATGAACCCCGTCGACGCCGAGCGTCTGGGCGTCGAGACCGGCGACCTGGTGCGTGCGACCACCGAGATCGGCTACATGGTCGACCGCGTCTGGGTCACCGAGGGCATCAAGCCCGGCATCATCGCCATGAGCCACCACCTGGGGCGCTGGCGCCTCGAAGAAGATTTGGGCGGCAACAAGGGCACGACGGCGGTCGCGCGCCTCGAAGAGGACGGCAAGGGCGAGCACAAGCTCAATATCCTGCACGGCGCGCGCGCCTGGAAGAGCTTCGACCCCGACACCAGCCGCATCTGGTGGGAGGACGTCGGCGTGCACCAAAACCTGACGCACCCGGTCCACCCCGATCCGTTGAGCGGCGCGCACTGCTGGCTGCAGAAGTGCTGGAACGTCAAAAAGGCCGAGCCCGGCGACCGCCACGGCGACGTGTGGGTCGACACCAAGAAGTCGATGAAGGTCTACCGCGACTGGCTCGCCATGACGCGGCCGGCGAGCGAGCACAGCCCTGACGGCACGCGCCGTCCGTACTGGCTCAAACGTCCGATCAAGCCGACCAAAGAAGCCTACAAGCTGCCGGACAGCGACCAGAAGTCTTCGCCGGCAAAGGAAGCGCCCGAAGCGCCGTCCCCGGTCGGCGAGGGGGCCGAGTGA
- the nrfD gene encoding NrfD/PsrC family molybdoenzyme membrane anchor subunit: protein MTQSETHNYGFVINNRSCIGCHACSTACKSENEVPLGVYRTWVKYTEVGEYPNARRQFQVTRCNHCANPPCVRICPVTAMYQRDDGIVEFDPEACIGCKACMQACPYDAIHIDPDSGTASKCHYCAHRTEVGLEPACVVVCPTHSIIAGDMNDPNSEISKVLAKERVTVRKPEQGTSPKLFYIDGDDVTMHPTATERTPETYMWADTVEPHGAKAQKTNGHAHKSNGSTGVAQLAATKRADSGVRIREPQTQGLPQGGPIQLGQGRRAEHMVQVAYNAQHEIPWHWPVPAYLVTKGIAAGVFLLLALAAFTGLSTLTAPVASVGALISVVFLAATTGLLVFDLERPERFLNILFRPQWKSWLARGALLLIGFSGIATVWWALETAAWMGWMDLSVAEAARPWLLGVGTPFAIGTAIYTAFLFGQAEGRDLWQSTLLPLHLVVQAAMMGGAVVSIMGAVMAFPEGLMSLAVGFFAVSLVVDLFVTLLGEFGMPHASEVAARAAHEISHGAYKGYFWGGAIVLGHLVPLGLLLVGAPIAAAVAGVCAIIGLYLFEHAFVMAPQEVPNS from the coding sequence GTGACACAATCTGAAACACATAATTACGGATTCGTCATCAACAATCGCTCGTGCATCGGCTGTCATGCCTGCTCGACGGCCTGCAAGAGCGAAAACGAGGTGCCGCTGGGCGTGTACCGAACCTGGGTAAAGTACACTGAGGTCGGCGAATACCCCAACGCTCGGCGTCAATTTCAGGTAACGCGGTGCAACCACTGCGCGAACCCGCCGTGCGTGCGCATCTGCCCGGTCACCGCGATGTACCAGCGCGACGACGGCATCGTCGAATTCGACCCGGAGGCGTGCATCGGCTGCAAGGCGTGCATGCAGGCGTGCCCCTACGACGCGATTCACATCGACCCGGACAGCGGCACGGCGTCCAAATGCCATTACTGCGCCCATCGCACCGAGGTGGGCCTGGAGCCGGCGTGTGTGGTCGTCTGCCCGACCCACTCGATCATCGCGGGCGACATGAACGACCCGAACTCCGAGATCAGCAAGGTGCTCGCCAAAGAGCGCGTCACCGTGCGTAAGCCCGAGCAGGGCACCTCGCCCAAGCTCTTCTACATCGACGGCGACGACGTCACGATGCACCCGACGGCGACCGAGCGCACCCCGGAGACGTACATGTGGGCCGACACCGTCGAGCCCCACGGAGCCAAGGCCCAAAAGACCAACGGCCACGCCCACAAATCGAACGGCAGCACGGGCGTTGCTCAACTCGCCGCGACCAAGCGCGCCGACTCGGGTGTGCGCATTCGCGAGCCGCAAACGCAGGGCTTGCCCCAGGGCGGCCCCATCCAGCTCGGCCAAGGCCGCCGCGCCGAGCACATGGTCCAGGTCGCCTACAACGCCCAGCACGAAATCCCGTGGCACTGGCCGGTGCCCGCCTACCTGGTCACCAAGGGCATCGCCGCAGGCGTCTTTTTGCTGCTCGCCCTGGCCGCGTTTACCGGCTTGAGCACGCTGACCGCGCCGGTCGCCTCGGTGGGCGCGTTGATCTCGGTGGTCTTTTTGGCCGCCACCACCGGCCTTCTCGTCTTCGACCTCGAGCGCCCCGAGCGCTTCCTCAATATTCTGTTTCGGCCCCAATGGAAGAGCTGGCTCGCCCGCGGAGCGCTGCTCCTGATCGGGTTTTCGGGCATCGCCACAGTGTGGTGGGCGCTCGAGACCGCCGCTTGGATGGGTTGGATGGACCTCTCGGTGGCCGAGGCCGCTCGCCCCTGGCTGTTGGGCGTGGGCACGCCATTTGCCATCGGCACCGCGATCTACACTGCCTTTTTGTTCGGCCAGGCCGAGGGCCGCGACCTGTGGCAGAGCACGCTCTTGCCGCTGCACCTCGTCGTCCAAGCGGCGATGATGGGCGGCGCGGTCGTCTCGATCATGGGCGCGGTGATGGCGTTTCCCGAAGGCCTGATGAGCCTGGCGGTCGGCTTCTTCGCCGTTTCCCTCGTCGTCGACCTCTTCGTGACCTTGCTCGGCGAGTTCGGCATGCCCCACGCAAGCGAGGTGGCGGCGCGCGCAGCCCACGAGATCTCGCACGGCGCCTACAAGGGCTACTTCTGGGGCGGCGCCATCGTGCTCGGCCACCTCGTCCCGCTGGGACTCTTGCTCGTCGGCGCGCCCATCGCGGCGGCAGTGGCGGGCGTCTGCGCCATCATCGGATTGTACTTGTTCGAACACGCGTTTGTAATGGCACCCCAGGAGGTGCCCAATAGTTGA
- a CDS encoding OsmC family protein produces the protein MSTQARPPEQSPSQDHINGIDTETLFEKLDQLEANPDLAQTTWRATTSWEGGDITRTHIGSWVLGGEENPQDFEIMIDEPVELLGQGKYPNPQQVLFAAINACIMNTFVVNAAVKGIRLDKLEIELEGDIDLRGFLGIDESVPKGYEELNFVARVSGDGTREQYEELLKAACGHSPNYYTVTNPVPINGRVEMI, from the coding sequence ATGTCCACGCAAGCACGTCCGCCGGAGCAATCGCCTTCGCAAGATCATATCAACGGGATCGACACCGAGACGCTCTTCGAGAAGCTCGACCAGCTCGAGGCCAATCCGGACCTGGCCCAGACGACCTGGCGAGCGACAACGAGTTGGGAGGGAGGAGATATCACCCGAACCCATATCGGTTCGTGGGTGCTCGGCGGGGAGGAGAACCCACAAGATTTCGAGATCATGATCGACGAGCCGGTCGAGTTGCTGGGACAGGGCAAATACCCCAACCCGCAGCAGGTGCTCTTTGCCGCCATCAACGCGTGCATCATGAACACGTTTGTGGTCAACGCAGCGGTCAAAGGGATCCGTCTCGACAAGCTCGAGATCGAACTCGAGGGCGACATCGACCTACGCGGCTTCTTGGGGATCGACGAGTCGGTGCCCAAAGGCTACGAGGAGCTCAATTTCGTGGCCCGGGTCAGCGGGGATGGCACGCGCGAGCAGTACGAGGAGCTGTTGAAGGCCGCCTGCGGCCACTCGCCGAACTACTACACCGTCACCAACCCGGTGCCGATCAACGGGCGCGTCGAGATGATCTGA
- a CDS encoding SDR family NAD(P)-dependent oxidoreductase — translation MEAGNLLSFAVGLAAGYLGIQRFRADDLSGKTVLITGGSKGLGFVLARDFARMGCPVAICARDEEELDIARRRLEDEDAQVVTGVCDVADQAQVDRFVGEVAEAFGPVDILVNNAGIIQVGPVENLDVDDFEMAMDTMFWGVLHPTRAVLPQMLARGEGRIVNITSIGGKVSVPHLLPYCCAKFAAVGFSEGLRAEMAGRGVDIITIAPGLMRTGSHVNALFKGKRDEEFTWFSMGAGLPMISMNVERAARRIIAATKRGSAERVLSAPAKLLSWFHGLLPGTTTKMMGAINRLVLPSADGAHQRAEPGSEVYDTLDDDARSLLDTFAALGQKATEQFQNLSRRR, via the coding sequence ATGGAAGCCGGAAATCTTTTGTCATTCGCCGTGGGGCTGGCTGCCGGATATCTGGGTATCCAGCGCTTTCGCGCCGACGACCTGTCGGGAAAGACGGTGCTCATCACCGGAGGCTCGAAGGGCCTGGGCTTTGTGCTGGCGCGCGACTTTGCGCGCATGGGCTGTCCGGTGGCGATCTGCGCGCGCGACGAAGAGGAGCTCGACATCGCCCGGCGCCGCCTCGAAGACGAGGACGCCCAAGTGGTCACCGGCGTGTGTGACGTGGCCGACCAAGCCCAGGTCGACCGCTTCGTGGGCGAGGTCGCCGAGGCGTTCGGGCCGGTCGACATCTTGGTCAACAACGCCGGCATCATCCAGGTGGGCCCGGTCGAAAACCTCGACGTCGACGACTTCGAGATGGCCATGGACACGATGTTCTGGGGGGTGTTGCACCCCACACGCGCCGTGCTCCCGCAGATGCTCGCCCGCGGCGAGGGCCGCATCGTCAACATCACCTCGATCGGCGGCAAGGTCAGCGTGCCGCATCTGCTTCCCTATTGCTGCGCGAAGTTCGCCGCGGTGGGCTTTTCCGAGGGGCTGCGCGCCGAGATGGCCGGCCGCGGCGTCGACATCATCACGATTGCGCCGGGGCTGATGCGCACCGGATCGCACGTCAACGCCCTGTTCAAGGGCAAGCGCGACGAGGAGTTCACCTGGTTTTCGATGGGCGCAGGCCTGCCGATGATCTCGATGAACGTCGAGCGCGCCGCCCGGCGCATCATCGCCGCGACCAAGCGCGGCAGCGCCGAGCGTGTGTTGTCGGCTCCGGCCAAGCTGTTGAGCTGGTTCCACGGGCTGCTGCCCGGCACCACCACGAAGATGATGGGCGCGATCAACCGCCTGGTGTTGCCGTCGGCCGACGGCGCCCACCAACGAGCCGAGCCGGGCAGCGAGGTCTACGACACGCTCGACGACGACGCCCGCTCCCTGCTCGACACCTTCGCCGCGCTCGGCCAAAAGGCCACCGAACAATTTCAGAATTTGAGTCGGCGTCGTTAG
- a CDS encoding ion transporter, giving the protein MLVEKLQEIAEAKWFTNFITFVIILAGVVVGMETYPSVVEAYETELHILNEIILWIFVAEVVVKMGAEGSKPWNYFKDPWNVFDFFIVAVCFVPGAGSYAVILRLVRLLRVLKLLSALPRLQLLVGALLKSLPSMGYVTILLGLLFYVYAVAAVFIFGANDPMHFETLHLATLSLFRVVTLEDWTDVMYINMYGCDEYGYDGVEHLCTDPNAMPVVASAFFVSFVLLGTMVILNLFIGVIMNGMEEATMEQEEFDERERMKKQGITEPEHTVEHELFELDQALEELHKKVAVISRRVRAEHDGPPATDGAVDPAE; this is encoded by the coding sequence TTGCTTGTCGAGAAGCTCCAAGAGATCGCCGAGGCGAAGTGGTTTACCAACTTCATCACCTTCGTCATCATCCTCGCCGGCGTGGTCGTCGGCATGGAGACCTACCCGTCGGTCGTCGAGGCCTACGAGACCGAACTGCACATCCTCAACGAGATCATCTTGTGGATCTTCGTGGCCGAGGTCGTCGTCAAGATGGGCGCCGAGGGCTCCAAGCCGTGGAACTATTTCAAGGACCCGTGGAACGTCTTCGACTTCTTCATCGTGGCGGTCTGTTTCGTGCCGGGAGCGGGAAGTTACGCGGTGATCCTGCGTCTGGTGCGCCTGCTGCGTGTCTTGAAGCTGCTGAGCGCGCTGCCCAGGCTGCAGTTGCTCGTCGGAGCGCTGCTCAAGAGTCTTCCGTCGATGGGTTACGTGACGATCCTGTTGGGGCTTTTGTTCTACGTGTACGCGGTCGCCGCGGTGTTCATCTTCGGCGCCAACGACCCGATGCACTTCGAGACGCTGCACCTGGCCACGCTCAGCCTGTTCCGGGTGGTCACCCTCGAGGACTGGACCGACGTGATGTACATCAACATGTACGGCTGCGACGAGTACGGCTACGACGGCGTCGAGCACCTGTGCACCGACCCCAACGCCATGCCCGTTGTGGCGTCGGCCTTCTTCGTTAGCTTCGTGCTCTTGGGCACGATGGTCATCCTCAACCTGTTCATCGGTGTCATCATGAACGGCATGGAAGAGGCGACCATGGAGCAGGAGGAGTTCGACGAGCGCGAGCGCATGAAGAAGCAGGGCATCACCGAGCCGGAGCACACCGTCGAGCACGAGCTGTTCGAGCTCGACCAGGCGCTCGAGGAGTTGCACAAAAAGGTGGCGGTCATCAGCAGGCGGGTGCGCGCCGAGCATGACGGTCCTCCGGCGACCGACGGGGCGGTCGACCCGGCCGAATAA
- a CDS encoding M12 family metallo-peptidase codes for MTPSQTYSSTAEAAETIDKPEELVHLKVRVYAGAGYRAETVRWRERIEEQIEAAGRVTREQFNFDLQVVQIVEWQPQSDGSNLQQVLAELRGKDPADDVDFVIGMTKSLAAFQPSIHLLGMAESYGQHIVLRAMNDAAEREHFDQAFDELTDEERDRLYGARLEHKETSVVLHELGHALGAVHTREPTWLMGAASSTEQQAFGPANTRIIRLAVKLRAEHDSHDAWRRAFLKGLLEELDGRYRDAFDPKARERSVALAKAYLDVNVLTRREATRLQRTRELAGQGRFDEAWKHLQPLASSRQHNPPVMAAACYVRSRAFGMTDATREQCELAFAVAKENPSPALMLAIFHLERDERDEALAMIDEGRRRIDAAERVEGFQWLSLARLYAEAGALTRSEDAIAKVPMMKGAQEVREHIADIRKFFGVKKGAVPPDEEADYVYHARKAAELLDKRQNKEAKAIIDALAESHADVAATQALKCQLAGNSSDLHRASKACKRALELDDNCALGHMMSGYLAMLQNKQGATERHFVKARDLVPSNVQLWVSLAGYYRRVGKTTALAKLQDDFEARFGTQIPMR; via the coding sequence ATGACCCCTTCACAGACGTACTCGTCGACTGCGGAGGCCGCCGAGACGATCGACAAGCCCGAAGAGCTCGTGCACTTGAAGGTGCGGGTGTATGCCGGGGCGGGCTACCGGGCAGAAACCGTGCGCTGGCGCGAGCGTATCGAAGAGCAGATCGAGGCGGCTGGCAGAGTGACCCGAGAGCAGTTCAACTTCGACTTGCAGGTCGTGCAGATCGTCGAGTGGCAACCGCAGAGCGACGGCAGCAACTTGCAGCAGGTCCTCGCCGAGCTCAGGGGCAAAGATCCGGCCGACGACGTCGACTTCGTCATCGGCATGACCAAGTCGCTGGCCGCCTTCCAGCCGTCGATTCACTTGTTGGGGATGGCCGAGTCGTACGGTCAACACATCGTGCTGCGGGCGATGAACGACGCCGCCGAGCGCGAGCATTTCGATCAGGCCTTCGACGAGCTGACTGACGAGGAGCGCGACCGGCTTTACGGCGCTCGGCTCGAGCACAAGGAGACGTCGGTGGTGCTCCACGAGCTTGGCCACGCCCTCGGCGCCGTGCACACCCGCGAGCCGACCTGGTTGATGGGCGCGGCGAGCAGCACCGAACAGCAGGCGTTCGGCCCGGCGAACACGCGTATCATCCGCCTGGCGGTCAAGCTTCGCGCCGAGCATGACAGCCACGACGCGTGGCGTCGCGCCTTTTTGAAGGGGCTGCTCGAGGAGCTCGACGGTCGGTATCGAGACGCGTTCGATCCGAAAGCGAGGGAGAGATCCGTGGCGCTCGCCAAGGCGTATCTGGACGTCAACGTGCTCACCCGCCGCGAGGCCACCCGGCTGCAGCGCACGCGCGAGTTGGCCGGTCAGGGGCGCTTCGACGAGGCTTGGAAGCACCTCCAGCCGCTCGCCTCGTCGCGCCAGCACAATCCGCCGGTGATGGCAGCGGCGTGCTACGTGCGCTCGCGGGCCTTCGGGATGACCGACGCAACGCGCGAGCAGTGCGAGCTTGCCTTTGCCGTCGCCAAGGAGAACCCGTCGCCGGCGCTGATGCTCGCCATCTTTCATCTCGAGCGCGACGAGCGTGACGAGGCGCTCGCGATGATCGACGAGGGCCGCCGGCGCATCGACGCCGCCGAGCGCGTCGAGGGCTTCCAATGGCTCAGCCTCGCCCGTCTGTACGCCGAGGCGGGCGCCTTGACCCGTTCCGAAGACGCCATCGCCAAGGTGCCGATGATGAAGGGCGCCCAGGAGGTCCGCGAGCATATCGCCGACATCCGCAAGTTCTTCGGCGTCAAAAAAGGCGCGGTGCCGCCCGACGAGGAGGCCGATTACGTCTACCACGCCCGCAAGGCCGCCGAACTGCTCGACAAGCGCCAGAACAAAGAGGCCAAAGCGATCATCGACGCGCTCGCCGAGAGCCACGCCGACGTCGCCGCCACTCAGGCACTGAAGTGCCAACTCGCCGGCAACTCGAGCGACCTTCACCGCGCCAGCAAGGCCTGCAAGCGCGCTCTCGAGCTCGACGACAACTGTGCGTTGGGCCACATGATGTCGGGTTATCTGGCGATGCTGCAGAACAAGCAGGGCGCCACCGAGCGCCACTTCGTCAAGGCGCGCGACCTGGTGCCGAGCAACGTGCAGCTTTGGGTCTCCCTGGCCGGCTACTACCGGCGAGTGGGCAAGACGACGGCGCTGGCGAAGCTGCAGGACGACTTCGAGGCGCGCTTCGGCACGCAGATCCCGATGCGCTGA
- a CDS encoding M48 family metalloprotease: MLQKRTTLRIGSLWFDEPTPSIETFLIEELGAEEFLVGLLQTGPLAGQDAARGWLAMTCRRGFLLWEAAGGVLHVEELARAAAWRVETGWGRDRFFVGERELFGGPLVAGKWLRQLFELGAKEPVERLVAAAQEHQSAGVCDWTDGASTEAMAVCEAYLEAASQAEEEGAFEQAVELYVGALRWQVRRLEAYEALSRLTWSVSRARRHQITTAKSVLELVNPQAASEVFGDSTCGVLSVGAAAARLGTLDDEAHDTRLVHPDEHDRKAALHRLTARWACGERDDDALRAHCERADAQTYPKLHARLERVATLLGIPAPPVHLSRQEAGACALGRGKRPFILLAKSHLEDGSTRQLTDAQLDFVLASQVEHIRAGHLLFTRAEYVQGVKERSVELALMAGEWLGARGLLGAKKTKAIKLAKPVWGARHAAGSEWLALTRDAAKAESTALARWGRTRALHCDDDEACEHSLVRRELAKFSRIARYTADRAGLLACGSLHAAVDAMRLLEPEINEPASEEKRARVDALIHFALSEDYFALRSAVDEGAWARI; this comes from the coding sequence ATGCTTCAGAAGCGCACTACACTTCGCATCGGCTCATTGTGGTTCGACGAGCCGACGCCCTCCATCGAGACATTTCTAATCGAAGAGCTTGGCGCCGAGGAATTCTTGGTCGGCCTGCTCCAAACCGGTCCGCTCGCGGGCCAAGACGCCGCTCGCGGCTGGCTCGCCATGACCTGCCGGCGCGGCTTCTTGCTGTGGGAGGCCGCCGGTGGTGTGCTGCACGTCGAGGAGTTGGCGCGAGCCGCCGCTTGGCGCGTGGAGACGGGGTGGGGCCGCGATCGGTTCTTCGTCGGTGAACGCGAGTTGTTTGGCGGCCCGTTGGTCGCCGGCAAATGGCTTCGCCAGTTGTTCGAGCTCGGCGCCAAGGAGCCTGTCGAGCGGCTGGTCGCCGCTGCGCAGGAGCATCAGTCGGCCGGGGTGTGCGACTGGACCGACGGGGCGTCGACCGAGGCGATGGCCGTGTGCGAGGCCTATCTCGAGGCGGCAAGCCAAGCCGAAGAGGAGGGCGCCTTCGAGCAGGCCGTCGAGCTGTACGTGGGCGCGCTCCGCTGGCAAGTGCGGCGCCTGGAGGCGTACGAGGCGCTCTCGCGGCTGACCTGGTCGGTGAGCCGCGCGAGACGCCATCAAATCACGACGGCCAAGAGCGTACTCGAGCTCGTCAACCCCCAAGCGGCCAGCGAGGTTTTTGGCGACTCGACCTGTGGCGTTCTGTCGGTCGGCGCGGCCGCGGCACGACTGGGCACGCTCGACGACGAAGCTCACGACACCCGACTGGTCCACCCCGACGAGCACGACCGCAAGGCCGCCCTGCATCGGCTCACTGCGCGCTGGGCGTGCGGCGAGCGCGATGACGACGCCCTTCGCGCCCATTGCGAGCGCGCCGATGCGCAGACTTATCCCAAGCTCCACGCCCGGCTCGAGCGCGTCGCCACGTTGCTGGGGATTCCGGCGCCGCCGGTGCATCTGAGCCGCCAAGAAGCCGGAGCGTGTGCGTTGGGGCGCGGCAAGCGGCCGTTCATTTTGCTCGCCAAGTCCCACCTCGAAGATGGGAGCACGCGACAACTCACCGACGCGCAGCTCGACTTCGTGCTCGCCAGCCAGGTCGAGCATATCCGCGCCGGACACCTGCTGTTCACCCGTGCGGAGTACGTACAGGGGGTCAAAGAACGCAGCGTGGAGTTGGCGTTGATGGCCGGTGAATGGCTCGGCGCTCGCGGCTTGCTGGGGGCAAAGAAGACCAAGGCCATCAAGCTGGCCAAACCCGTCTGGGGAGCACGACATGCGGCGGGCTCGGAGTGGCTGGCGCTCACACGCGACGCTGCGAAGGCCGAGTCGACCGCGCTGGCTCGCTGGGGCCGCACACGCGCGCTGCACTGCGACGACGACGAGGCGTGCGAGCATTCGCTCGTGCGGCGCGAGCTAGCGAAGTTCTCGCGCATTGCCCGTTATACCGCCGACCGCGCCGGTCTGCTCGCCTGTGGCAGCCTGCACGCGGCCGTCGACGCGATGCGCTTGCTCGAGCCGGAGATTAACGAGCCTGCGAGCGAAGAAAAGCGCGCGCGGGTCGACGCGCTGATCCACTTTGCGCTCTCAGAAGACTACTTCGCCCTGCGTAGCGCGGTCGATGAGGGGGCTTGGGCCCGGATATAA